In Humulus lupulus chromosome 7, drHumLupu1.1, whole genome shotgun sequence, the following are encoded in one genomic region:
- the LOC133791548 gene encoding uncharacterized protein LOC133791548, producing MDKVISWNVRGLNKTNKQIKVKKLINNKKISLVGLLETRVRAQNMGALFLRIFRDWCFTSNSAWHNNGRIIVAWDPTVFSMDIQFCTSQCIHCWIEPKNGLKPFYCTFVYAFNEEVKRAVPWDDLRRLRSKSPWVLLGDFNATVNNEERIGERVRTLHSEAFRECLLDCDLEDVHFNGFYFTWSNKQDQPDRIVAKLDRVLGNSTWMEVFEKASVCFLPEGLFDHSPLVLSLSNLVVLGRKPFKYFNMWQRFSMYNEVVSEAWRGTVQGVPMFNVITKLKRVKVALKQMNNHHVGDVNPLYTHFISELERVQQAVHRELQNPQLVEEEKRVRIEHERITGIYLDFLRQKSRLLWLHQGDANTHLFHRSLKSKRKQNTVLAIRDASGNWQDTAEGVQKAFIDYYTHLLGDKVHNRIKVKVNIIEEGPILSSRDTQTLLRPFGKEETREVVFLLIKLRDRMDLIVLFSKSIGTLLVKRLVKLFCLF from the coding sequence ATGGATAAAGTTATTTCTTGGAATGTGAGGGGTTTGAATAAAACTAATAAGCAAATTAAGGTTAAAAAACTCATTAACAATAAGAAGATTAGTTTGGTTGGCCTCTTAGAGACAAGGGTTAGAGCTCAGAATATGGGAGCTTTATTCCTAAGAATATTTCGGGATTGGTGTTTTACATCTAATAGTGCTTGGCACAATAATGGTAGGATTATAGTAGCTTGGGACCCTACTGTTTTTTCTATGGATATTCAGTTCTGTACAAGTCAGTGCATTCACTGTTGGATTGAACCAAAGAATGGTTTAAAGCCTTTTTACTGTACTTTTGTTTATGCTTTTAATGAAGAGGTTAAAAGAGCTGTTCCTTGGGATGATTTAAGGCGATTGAGATCGAAGAGTCCTTGGGTTCTTCTAGGTGATTTCAATGCTACTGTTAATAATGAGGAGAGGATTGGAGAAAGGGTTAGGACCCTTCATTCTGAGGCTTTCCGTGAATGTCTGCTTGATTGTGATTTAGAGGATGTTCATTTTAATGGCTTCTATTTCACTTGGAGTAATAAACAGGATCAACCGGATAGGATAGTTGCTAAATTAGACAGAGTTTTGGGGAATAGTACTTGGATGGAGGTTTTTGAGAAGGCTTCGGTTTGCTTCTTACCTGAAGGTTTATTTGATCACTCTCCTTTAGTGTTATCTCTTAGTAATCTGGTAGTGTTGGGAAGGAAGCCTTTTAAATACTTCAATATGTGGCAGCgtttttctatgtataatgagGTAGTTTCTGAAGCTTGGAGGGGTACTGTTCAAGGGGTCCCTATGTTCAATGTGATCACTAAACTTAAAAGGGTGAAAGTAGCTTTAAAGCAAATGAATAATCACCATGTGGGAGATGTTAATCCATTATATACTCACTTTATTTCTGAGTTGGAAAGAGTCCAGCAAGCAGTACATAGAGAGCTTCAGAATCCTCAATTAGTTGAAGAGGAAAAGAGAGTTCGGATTGAGCATGAAAGGATTACAGGGATTTATCTGGATTTTTTGAGGCAGAAATCAAGATTGTTGTGGCTACATCAGGGTGATGCTAATACTCATCTGTTTCATAGAAGCCTTAAGAGTAAAAGGAAGCAAAATACTGTTTTGGCTATTCGAGATGCCTCTGGGAATTGGCAGGATACAGCTGAAGGAGTCCAAAAAGCTTTCATTGATTATTATACTCATTTGTTGGGTGATAAAGTGCACAATAGAATCAAGGTCAAAGTTAACATCATTGAGGAGGGTCCGATTCTTTCTTCTAGAGATACTCAAACTTTGCTTCGGCCTTTTGGGAAGGAAGAGACCCGTGAAGTAGTATTCCTCCTGATAAAGCTTCGGGACCGGATGGATTTAATAGTTCTTTTTTCCAAAAGCATTGGGACCTTATTGGTGAAGAGGTTAGTGAAGCTATTCTGTCTTTTTTAG